Genomic DNA from Thermus amyloliquefaciens:
CCATGAGGGCGTGGGCCAGGGTGGCGAAGGGGGCCTCCACGGAAAGCCAAGCCTGAGGGAAGCCGTAGCCCTTCCCCACCCAGCCCCCCTCCTCGTCCACGGCCACACACCCGATGAGGACCAGGTCTATGGGCTGGCCCCTCAGGTCCACCTTCACCCCGTAGCGGTAAGCCTCCCGCACCCTTTTGAGCTTCCTCGGGTCCAGGTCCTTTAGGAGCACGAACTCCCCCGGCCGGTCGGGGTGGGGGAGGATCAGGGCCTTCCCCGCCCTGAGGGCCTCCTCCCTCAAGGGCTTCAGCACCGCATCCATCCCCGCCAGCAGGAGCCTGGCCCTTTGGAACTCCGGGGTGCGGAGGAGGAGCTCCGCCGCCCGCCTGGCCCCCAGGAAGTTGGGGTGGTGGCCGTGGGGGGGTGTGGGGTGGAGGGCCAGGTCGTAGCGGGCCAGGGTGTTCCAGACCTCTTCCCGAAGCTCGCCTAAGGTCATGGGGCTAGGAGGTGAAGGGAAACTCCTGGCAGGAGGCCCTTGGCCTGGCCCTCGAGGGCCTTCTGGTATAGCCTCTGGTCCGCCGTCCAAAAAGGCGCGGCAAGCCCTTCGGCCAGGGCCAGGTAGTGGGCATCGTAGACCGCCCCCAGCCCTAGCTCGTGGCCCAGCTCCAGGGCCCGGGTGTGGATCCAGGGCTCCTGAAAGTAGCGGAAGCCCAGGCGCAGGGCTTGGCGCCAAAGCGTCTGCGTTTCCCCCAGGGTCATCTCCCCAGCCCGGGCGTAGCGGTATAGGGCGTTGGCCACCTCGTAGAGGGCCAGGCTGGGGAGGGCCATCTCCAGGTCCTTGGCCTTCCACTCCCGGTAGCGCTGGACGGCGGCTGCCTCCTCCGACTCCGCCAAGAGGAGGCGCACCAGGAAGCTAGCGTCCAGGACCAAGAAGCTCACGGTCCCGCTCCTCTCGCATGGCCCGGATCACCTCTTCCGGGGGGGTAAGGGGTTTGCCCAAACGCTGCCGGATGCCCCGGTTCACGCTGAGGATGGTCCTTAAGGGGTCCTCCCCCTCTCCCTTTAGGCGCTCGTAGGCCTCGAGGGAGAGGATGACCGCAAGCGGTTTGCCCCGCCCCTCCACCAGGATCACCTCTCCCTCCCCCACCCGCCGGAGCACCTCCCCGAAGTGAACCCGGGCCTCGGTGGCGCTCATCCTGCGCTTTTGATGCATCATTGCATGCATCAGTTTATCCGCCGCGTGGATCCCCTGCAAGGGTAAGCTGGGAAGGCCTATGGGCTCCAGGCTAAAGTTTGCCCACCTGCACCAGCACACCCAGTTCTCCCTCCTGGACGGGGCGGCCAAGCTTTCCGACCTCCTCAAGTGGGTCAAGGAGGTCTCCCCCGAGGACCCCGCTTTGGCCATCACCGACCACGGGAACCTCTTCGGCGCGGTGGAGTTTTACAAGAAGGCCACCTCCATGGGCGTGAAGCCCATCCTGGGGTACGAGGCCTACGTGGCGGCGGAAAGCCGCTACGACCGCAAGCGGGGCAAGGGCCTGGACGGGGGATACTTCCATCTCACCCTCCTCGCCAAGGACTTTCGGGGCTACCAGAACCTGGTGCGCCTGGCGAGCCGGGCCTACCTGGAAGGTTTTTACGAAAAGCCCCGCATTGACCGAGAGATCCTGCGGGAGCACGCCGAGGGCCTCATCGCCCTCTCCGGCTGCTTGGGGGCGGAGATCCCCCAGTTCATCCTGCAGGACCGCCTGGACCTGGCGGAGGCCCGGCTCAACGAGTACCTTTCCATCTTTGGCGACCGCTTCTTCATTGAGATCCAAAACCACGGCCTTCCCGAGCAAAAAAAGGTGAACCAGGTCCTCAAGGAGTTCGCCAGGAAGTACGGCCTGGGGATGGTGGCCACCAACGACGGCCACTACGTGCGCAAGGAGGACGCCCGGGCCCACGAGGTGCTTTTGGCCATCCAGTCCAAGAGCACCCTGGACGACCCCGACCGCTGGCGCTTCCCCTGCGACGAGTTTTACGTGAAGACCCCGGAGGAGATGCGGGCCATGCTCCCCGAGGAGGAATGGGGGGACGAGCCCTTTGACAACACGGTGGAGATCGCCCGCCTGTGCAACGTGGACCTCCCCATCGGGGACAAGATGGTCTACCGCATCCCCCGCTTCCCCCTCCCCGAGGGGCGCACGGAGGCCCAGTACCTCATGGAGCTCACCCTCAAGGGCCTCCTTGACCGCTACCCCGACCGCATTACCCCGGCGTTTTACCGGGAGCTCTTCCGCCGCTTGGGGAAAATGGCCCCCCACGGGGACGGCAAGGCCCTGGCCGAGGCCCTGGCCCAGGTGGAGAAGGAGGCTTGGGAAAGGCTCATGGCCGGGCTTCCCCCCTTGGAGGGGGTGAGGGAGTGGGGGGCGGAGGCCATTTTGCACCGGGCCCTTTACGAGCTTTCCGTCATTGAACGCATGGGCTTTCCCGGCTACTTCCTCATCGTGCAGGACTACATCAACTGGGCCAAGGAGCACGGGGTTTCCGTGGGCCCCGGGCGGGGGAGTGCGGCGGGGAGCCTGGTGGCCTACGCCGTGGGTATCACCAACATTGACCCCTTGCGCTTCGGCCTCCTCTTTGAGCGCTTCCTGAACCCCGAGCGGGTGTCCATGCCGGACATAGACACGGACTTTTCCGACCGCAAGCGGGACCAGGTGATCCAGTACGTGCGGGAGCGGTACGGGGAGGACAAGGTGGCCCAGATCGGCACCTTCGGGAGCCTGGCCTCCAAGGCGGCCCTGAAGGACGTGGCCCGGGTCTACGGCATCCCCCACAAGAAGGCGGAGGAGCTGGCCAAGCTCATCCCCGTGCAGTTCGGCAAGCCCAAGCCCTTGGCCGAAGCCATAGAGCTGGTGCCGGAGCTTAGGGCGGAGATGGAAAACGATCCCAAGGTGCGGGAGGTCCTCGAGGTGGCCATGCGCCTGGAGGGCCT
This window encodes:
- a CDS encoding type II toxin-antitoxin system VapC family toxin produces the protein MSFLVLDASFLVRLLLAESEEAAAVQRYREWKAKDLEMALPSLALYEVANALYRYARAGEMTLGETQTLWRQALRLGFRYFQEPWIHTRALELGHELGLGAVYDAHYLALAEGLAAPFWTADQRLYQKALEGQAKGLLPGVSLHLLAP
- a CDS encoding type II toxin-antitoxin system Phd/YefM family antitoxin → MHQKRRMSATEARVHFGEVLRRVGEGEVILVEGRGKPLAVILSLEAYERLKGEGEDPLRTILSVNRGIRQRLGKPLTPPEEVIRAMREERDRELLGPGR
- a CDS encoding 5-formyltetrahydrofolate cyclo-ligase, producing MTLGELREEVWNTLARYDLALHPTPPHGHHPNFLGARRAAELLLRTPEFQRARLLLAGMDAVLKPLREEALRAGKALILPHPDRPGEFVLLKDLDPRKLKRVREAYRYGVKVDLRGQPIDLVLIGCVAVDEEGGWVGKGYGFPQAWLSVEAPFATLAHALMVYPKLPVAPERRVDLIATPQRLIRP